The Papaver somniferum cultivar HN1 chromosome 3, ASM357369v1, whole genome shotgun sequence genome includes a region encoding these proteins:
- the LOC113357318 gene encoding stress-related protein-like — MAVIQENQQPEMVNQQPELTEAQKENLKYLDFVQVATLHCVVYLSKLYNLAKENSGPLKPGVESVEGTVKTVVAPVYHKFQDVPFEVLKFVDNKVDESMGHQVPSLVKEVSGQAYSAAQLAPKMAQTVVSEVQRAGLVETATGFAKNVYTKVEPSAKEAYAKYEPIAEQYAAKTWRKLNTLPLFPRVANVMVPTASVLSDKYNSAVCYTAEKGYTVSSYLPLVPKERIAKVFSGAGSEIQQPLLD; from the exons ATGGCCGTTATTCAAGAAAACCAGCAACCCGAGATGGTAAATCAACAACCGGAATTG ACTGAAGCCCAGAAAGAAAATCTGAAATATTTAGATTTCGTACAAGTAGCAACTCTTCATTGCGTTGTTTATCTCTCCAAACTCTACAATCTTGCTAAAGAAAACTCGGGTCCACTCAAACCCGGTGTCGAATCGGTTGAAGGCACTGTCAAAACCGTTGTCGCTCCTGTTTATCACAAATTCCAAGATGTTCCATTCGAAGTTCTCAAATTCGTTGATAACAAG GTGGATGAATCAATGGGACATCAGGTGCCATCACTAGTAAAGGAAGTATCAGGACAGGCTTATTCAGCGGCTCAACTAGCTCCAAAAATGGCTCAGACTGTAGTTTCAGAAGTTCAGCGCGCTGGATTGGTGGAAACTGCAACTGGGTTTGCTAAGAATGTGTACACCAAGGTCGAGCCATCAGCAAAAGAAGCTTATGCCAAGTATGAGCCGATTGCTGAGCAGTACGCAGCTAAGACTTGGCGCAAACTGAATACACTTCCATTGTTTCCTAGAGTGGCTAATGTTATGGTTCCTACTGCTTCTGTATTGTCTGACAAGTATAACAGTGCTGTATGTTATACGGCCGAGAAGGGATACACTGTGTCATCTTATTTGCCTCTTGTACCCAAGGAGAGAATTGCTAAGGTGTTTAGTGGTGCAGGAAGTGAAATTCAGCAGCCACTTTTGGATTAG
- the LOC113357317 gene encoding 1-aminocyclopropane-1-carboxylate oxidase homolog 1-like: MGSIQPGEVPHYDRNKELKAFDETKSGVKGIVDLGIEKIPRIFVRTQDEFTEDLAYTDAGGDQFQTPVIDLQDIDSRRNEIIDEIGRASMTWGFFQLVNHGIPTSVTDEMIQGIRRFHEGDIEVKKKLYVKDLSQKVQYDSNYDLYKSRSANWRDTFRCRLLNPDPIDPQLLPDTCRDIMVEYWKHIMNLGDTLAQLLSEALGLNKEHLKGMDCTQYLTLLGHYYPACPEPELTMGTTKHSDQSFFTILLQDQVAGLQFLHQNHWITVKPIPGALTVNIGDLIQLISNDKFKSSEHRVVASHVGPRVSVGCFYRASLDKPTLLYPIRELTSETNPPVYKDITFKEYINYVHSRGLDGVSSLNYFKL, encoded by the exons ATGGGGAGTATCCAACCTGGAGAAGTGCCCCATTATGATCGGAACAAAGAGTTGAAGGCCTTTGATGAAACGAAAAGTGGTGTCAAGGGAATAGTTGATTTGGGAATTGAAAAGATTCCTCGCATTTTTGTACGGACACAAGATGAGTTCACCGAGGACTTGGCTTACACAGATGCTGGAGGGGATCAGTTTCAGACACCGGTTATTGACCTCCAAGACATTGATAGTCGACGTAACGAAATTATCGATGAAATTGGACGTGCATCTATGACTTGGGGATTCTTTCAATTGGTGAATCATGGAATACCTACGAGTGTGACCGATGAAATGATCCAAGGCATACGTAGGTTTCATGAGGGAGATATAGAGGTGAAGAAAAAGCTATACGTGAAAGACCTCAGCCAAAAAGTACAGTATGATAGCAACTATGATCTTTATAAATCAAGATCTGCTAATTGGAGGGATACCTTTCGGTGTCGTTTGTTAAATCCAGATCCTATTGATCCTCAACTATTGCCTGACACTTGCCG GGATATAATGGTCGAGTACTGGAAGCATATTATGAATCTTGGAGATACTCTAGCTCAGTTATTATCAGAGGCTCTAGGACTAAACAAGGAACATCTTAAAGGAATGGATTGTACTCAATACTTGACACTCTTGGGTCACTACTACCCGGCATGCCCTGAGCCTGAACTGACCATGGGCACAACAAAGCATTCAGACCAAAGTTTCTTCACGATTCTTCTCCAAGATCAGGTTGCTGGACTACAATTTCTACATCAGAATCACTGGATTACTGTAAAACCCATCCCTGGAGCCTTAACTGTAAACATTGGCGATCTTATTCAG CTTATAAGCAATGACAAATTTAAAAGCTCCGAGCATAGAGTAGTCGCAAGCCATGTCGGGCCAAGAGTTTCAGTAGGGTGCTTCTACAGAGCAAGTTTGGACAAACCTACATTGCTTTATCCAATAAGAGAGCTAACATCTGAAACTAATCCCCCAGTGTATAAAGATATCACATTTAAAGAGTATATCAATTATGTCCATTCTAGAGGGCTTGATGGCGTTTCCTCCCTAAACTACTTTAAGCTGTGA